A part of Candidatus Acidiferrales bacterium genomic DNA contains:
- the plsY gene encoding glycerol-3-phosphate 1-O-acyltransferase PlsY has product MSGMDILAVGIAYLLGAVPFGYLIAKRAHGGDIRSSGSGSIGATNVMRSVGRGAGLATLLLDVAKGFAAVWMVRQLSPDQPRTVVLASFAAIVGHVFPVFLKFRGGKGVATGVGVYLAIAPKAVLAVLVLWAIAVVIWRYVSLGSIFGTAAFPLCAYLIYRPPLEAALGMIAAATLIVLKHWSNIERLVAGTEPRLNLSRGPKS; this is encoded by the coding sequence ATGAGCGGAATGGACATCCTGGCCGTTGGCATCGCCTACTTGCTTGGCGCCGTTCCCTTCGGCTACCTGATTGCCAAACGGGCTCACGGCGGCGACATTCGCTCGAGCGGCAGCGGCTCCATCGGCGCCACCAATGTGATGCGCTCGGTTGGCCGAGGCGCCGGCCTTGCCACTCTCCTGCTCGACGTTGCCAAGGGCTTTGCGGCAGTCTGGATGGTCCGGCAACTCTCCCCCGACCAACCGCGGACGGTCGTCCTTGCCTCTTTTGCCGCCATTGTTGGCCATGTCTTTCCGGTGTTTCTAAAATTCCGCGGCGGCAAAGGGGTGGCTACCGGTGTAGGCGTCTATCTTGCCATTGCGCCCAAAGCGGTGCTGGCTGTCCTGGTGCTCTGGGCGATCGCCGTTGTCATCTGGCGCTATGTCTCGCTCGGTTCCATCTTCGGCACGGCTGCTTTCCCTCTCTGCGCTTACCTCATCTATCGTCCGCCGCTTGAGGCCGCTCTCGGCATGATTGCCGCCGCGACGCTCATCGTGCTCAAGCACTGGAGCAACATCGAGCGGCTGGTCGCCGGCACCGAACCACGCCTGAACCTTTCCCGGGGACCAAAATCGTGA